The genomic window ATATGAATAAGTGtcctgtccacacacaaacatggtccCATTTACTATAGGCAAGGCATCAGTGGCAATCGTGTAGCCAGGTGAAGCACCAGGCACGTGGGTTAATGGGGGTAGGAGGACATTTACCAACGGAATCTTTTCTGATATAACTGTTCCTGGCCCACAATGGCTGAATGTGAACACACACTCTTACCCATATCCCGCCCTTTTCCTTCATTGGTCCGCCAAATGCATGACACCCTTAGGAGCATAGCTAAATTTGATCTTAATTGGGGGACCTGCATCCATTTGGGAAGTGTAATAGGGAACCTGGGTTGCTACAGATCTAGGGGGGTGGTTACCTTCAATATACTTGTGGATGGTGAATGGCACAGCGAGGTAGGATATACCTGAGATGAAGATGGCATAAGCCAACAAACCTTAATGACTGCACCCCTTTAGCCTTAGCTAACCCATGGGCCATTTGcaaaaaagtgttatctttgtGGACTTAGCTGTCAAATGAACAATTTCCCCCTGTAAAAAGATGGCACGACAACATTACAAACAATACCAGTAACAGCATGGCTCAGATGATGTTGAGTAGGCAGTTGCAACAGAGTTCTTTTCCAGGTTATGGTCACTGCAGGTGTGATGGGGATGAAAGTTCGTAGTAGGGCGTCAGGACAACGCTGAGACACAGTTCAGTTCAAGAACAGATATGCTATCACAAGGATCCGACTCGTGTCCGTGTCTCCTGGACGTCCAGGTACGATGAAACAtgtaatttaaaagaaaaagtgaAGTACCAGTTTGGGGGAGGCACAGCCTCACAAAAAATGGTTATATATGTAATCAGTAATCATGATTCTCCATAAACTTGTGTGCATGAATGAGTGAAcctttgttaaaaaaataaaataatggcaTAAATGTTCTTAAAAAAActgagcagttgtgtcaagaAGAAACCGACATGGACATctcttctctttcactctctgactcgctttttttcctctctctttttctctctctgtctacttgctttacctctctttctttttctctccctatcTAGAGTATCCTAATATTTAGAATTTATCTTCTCAAAAATCGGCGGATCACTCTGTGTTTTTACTTCCATCTCGCCCACTTTGACTACTTGCCAACCCATCTCTTTTGTGCAAAAAAATAGCCACCGTTCACGGAGCTTTTAACcccttaaaataaaaaatctccCACGGAGCACGGTATGCCAACACAAGGTGATGGCCCACTATTTTTTCTCAGGTTGTCCAACGTAACCCGTAACTTTGATTTTTACGCCGGGaatcaaaacaacaaaacacaaaaaaaacctctAGCGATTCATGTAACCTCACCAGTAGGTTCTGTTACGGATAGCGGAAATGTTAGTTTGGACCCCGGATGCAGAGACAGAAGCAGTTCGGACAATCCAAAGTTTATCGTCAAAAGGCAACTCAAAAGATATCCAGCGGGCAAGGCGAAGACAGGAGCGGGTAGGCGTAGCTGGCAGAGGCACCGGAGAATGCTGCGGTCCGGTGGTTATCCGCTTGCGAGGAATTGGCTACCGGCGAAAAGATCACACAACTTTAGGAATAACAAAGATCAGGTCAGAGTATCGGAGGTCGATTTACACTCGTCAGCCAAAGTACCGAATGAGACGGAATAATCTGGCACCGACGAGCAGTCCCCGCCAGTCTaaagaaagagtgtgtgatgaGTTGATGAGGTCCAGGTGTGCCCCGGTGCGGTGCCCAGCTCCGCTCGCCACGCCCCGCACCTGTCTAAGACCCAATGCCTGTGGAGCAAAACATATAACAACCGTGCCAGAGGTCAATAGAAAAACGGTTTCACATCTTGTCTGGTAAAtcgtaaaacaaaacccctggaCAAATCAAACGTCTAAATTCTAACGAGGACACGTATCAACATTGACAAACTAGCAGAGATTAACAAATCACTTGAGTGACCCTGCTGGCAATTTCGGGACTTGGCCCGACCAAAAGGAACTAGGTCCTTAtgctgggactcaaacccagacAGACGTCAGGACTTTAACCACAaactaaaggaacttggtccatGTTCTCggactccaatccagattctaggactctaacccagacagaaatcGGGGCTCGAACCCTTTTCCTTTACTTTAAATTCATACAGCGTATATTCAGTTATTATTGAGCGCTCTTAATCACTAATATAGGTATTTTACTTTGTCAAGCTCTTAAAGACAGAACTATATTACTCAGCAAATGTAGTGCAGcctaaaagtaaaaaaagaataatggttatgtgtgtgaatattatTTTAGgattactttcttgttcttttctctcttttcttcgAGTGATTCGCACGTGGTGCATGGAGATGCGCTGCTTCAGCCGCGTTGAATAAGATGCGGATCCCTcagcagggcaggcgttgatcAGACGTCTTCAAGGCAGGTCTTCTCGACcacagggcaatcttcagaTGACAGGTCTCCAGGCCTCTTCTCACTCCTCcctcttcaagacggtgtcacaGCACCGAATGAtcgatttcagcttatttctaaactgttcgtatAGACTCTGCGTTGTTTTCATTGGATTTAGCCGCAGGCTACACTGGGTCTTTCCTACCATGAACcctgccctaccataagggtctCTGGTCGAAATGGCAGCCAGATTTAGTGTAACTGAGCTGTCCCGCACCGAGCCGCCCCGACCCCGAGACGTCCACGGTCTAATAAACAACCCCTATAACAGCCGTACACCTGTTAgccagtgcattgtgggtattaGGTGGTGCACCTTGGGTATTCAGGGTTTCCCGCAGAAAATGCAGTGTCAGACTGCTGCCCTGCAGCCTGATCTATACACAGAGAATGAATGAAGTTTGGAATATTTGATACTTTTCTTTCTtcgttatatttattatttcttttAGGTCGTAGTGAATGCTGCAGGCGTGTGTTGCTTAGGCGACCGCCTAAGCTGTAAAGTTCTGTGGGAAACCCTGGTATTAGGTGtaagatttcagcttatttctaaaccgTTCGTATTGACTCTGCATTTTttcgtcgtagtagtaattcttgaagttgaaatcaaagcaacttgccaggttggatcagagggttgaatggATGTTTTATTAGAGGATGTAATCCAGCACAGGTACAGACTTATGTGGAATGGTCTTAGTGCAGGTGGTGAGCAGCAGTCCCCCGACGTGCTCCTTGGCTGTCGACCCCTCCTCTCACCAAGCCAAAGgtttggggcgagtattataggAAAGAAAGCCTGAATAACAAAATCACAGATGCAATGTctcccttgataaggtataCGGCCCTGGCTATGTCTCAGACGACCGGGTTGGTTCGTCCTTGTTGGGACATAACAAATGGGGGAATGTTGGAAATAAAACCATGTATCAGTAGgagaggcactggcctgttcctagacgaagaaatgtgaacacagagatACACTATGCATTATGTGCATTATGGGTATTAGGTGGTGCATTATGGGTATTAGTGGGTGATTCGTGACGTGGAGTTAGGTGGTGTATTACacattgtttaaaaataaaaagttgaaagCGTCAATGTAAACTTTTATATGTTATCAATAACCCCAATTAAAAGAAAACTTCAATCATCATTCATCTTCTTGATCATAAGGCGGTAGCTGAACTTCATTAAAAGGCAATGACTGACAGGTCACATGGGCGGGATCATCTCCTCGATTAGTGATCCTCGGAGAGGTTTGTCTCCTGATCCACCGAGAGTCAGAGCGCCCTCCAAACGACTCGTCTGGTCTGGGGTCAGAGCCGGACTCTCAAAGTGGATCCGTAACCATGGGCGGCCTGGAGACAGATAGATACACTTGTTAACTGTCTTTAACACATGTTAACCTCAACATCGCCTGACAGGTAAGGGTAGGAAGTGACCTCACCTTTATTTACACTTTCACCCAATGACACCAGTAGCTCCGCCCCAACACTGTGATTGATAGGTTCTCCAGCATTCGTTCGCCCCGCCCCAAGCTGATGGAGGACCTCGGCCAAGACAAGCCCATCGATCTCCATGACAACCCCTAGGTAGAAAGAGGGGTTCACtcaattagagagagagagagagagagagagagagagagagagagagagagagagagagagagagagagactcattgacacagggagagagagagagagagagagagagagagagtaccctgggtgtgtgtgcgtagctcTGTCTGGTGGTCTGCTCTCCTCAGGATGCTGTGGTAGTCTGCTTGGGCGGAGCATAGCGATTGAGCATTCTCATTGGACACGCCCTGAGCTACCATCATGGCCTGGAACTTAGCCAGAGCTGCTCCACCAGTCACACTCTCAGTGATCAATCTGCCGCCCTCCGATAGGCTGCTCACTTTGCCTGTCATCACCAGCAACACGCCCccttcaaataaaaataacacagTCCAATGACTCCTGAGACATACAAAGGTCAAGGGTTACAGGGAATGGGTTCTAGGGTACAGGGTATTAGATAATAGGGTATTATAACTGGGAGGGTGTAGAGAATTATATTATAGGGTAGAGGGTAGTATCAGAGGGTATTGGTCTAGGGTATATTATGGGGTGGATCCAGGGTATGACATCATCTGGGTAGGGGGGTTGTATCAGGGGTATCGTGGGGTATTGTGGGGCATTATGGGGTATGGTGTGCTGCTACCCAGGGTGCTGACCAGCTCCATCAGGTCGCTGGGTCCTTTTCCCTTCAGGGTCTCCAGTGATTCGATGACCTCCACACTGTTGCCGATGCATCGACCAATAGGATTGCTCATGTGGGTAAACACCGCCCTCGTCTTCATGCCCAGGTTGTTACCGGCGGTCACCTAAAGGACGACACTCGGTTTATCCCAGACCAAAGTAATCACACTGTTTATACTCTGAAGGGAACATTAATATCATAGTAACTTTAGAGTCACAACGTCCCTGATGCTAACCATGGACTCTCCTAGCGCCTTAGCGCTAGCTAGGTCTTTGCAGATAGCTGATCCCCCAAACTTGACGTCAAGGACCAAGGAGTTCAGAGACTCTGCTGCCTTCTTAGAGATGATGGACCCTGGAGAAACAAGATGGCCACACATCGTTGTTTGTGTAGTTCGATATATAATCATGCAGCTGGGTACATGTAGCTCTATACTAGCATGAGGCTAGGCCTGTGTAGTGCTGTATTAGCATGAGAATAGGTCTGGTTAAGTGGTACTAGTCGTAGTACTAGTTCTATTTAGCACTGGTACCGGTGATGAGGGGCAGGCTTTCCACAGTGCTGGTGGCGTCCCTCAGGGCATAGAGGATGCGGTCCGCTGGGACCAGAGAGACAGTCTGACCCACGATCACACAGCCCACCTCCGCCAGAATGGACCgcagctagagacagagagagagagagagagagagagaggcaggcaggcaggcaggcaggcaggcaggcgggcAGGCGGGCAGTTGGACTCGGTTAAGTTGGGTTGGTCACCAACCCAACCAACCGTTGGTGGGTTACCTTGTTGAACAGCTGGTTGAAATAGTTGACTTCGTTGAAATAGTTGATTTCGTTGATAAAGTTGAGGTAGTTGATTAAGTTGCGATAGTTGAGATAGTTGAAATAGTTGGGTTGGTTGAGTGAGTTGAGTTAGTCACCTTTTGGAGCGGCTGGCCGACGTTAAACCCTGGGATTGATTCCAGTTTATCCAGAGTTCCTCCAGTATGAcagaggccccgcccactgaTCATGGGAacctatctcacacacacacacacacacacacacacacacacacacacacacacacacacacacacacacacacacacacacacacacacacacacacacacacacaataataggTGTTGTAGCATGTtgactttaaaggtcccatagcatgctactttatggatgctttaatataggtattagtgggccccttATTTGAAGACGATCCCGAAATTCTGCCGTGGTGCAGgattacagccactccgagccagttgCTCATTAaagccgtttcggtgtctgtagctttaatgcaaagttggaggagagaggcgggtcaaggaggagggtgggggtgtggccctgagcagcttgcggccacagtaccatgcgctctgtttacagtggatgtaacgcaatggcgaggcgcacacagcctttgacCGTGTtgtgtaaatattctagaacactccggttGCTCCggcaggagtcctggagctctaaaaCCTAAatgatatcatattatacatagatctatatcatttaatatatattatcacggccaaaagctgttggcgcctccagacgatattatgaatctcaaacaactgcgtcgggttctccaacgtctcCGGTTCTTCCACGTCACATcaatcaatctgaagtagactgaaccacgacatggaaagggattgttgcctgcgattgttgaccgcgattgtctcccgccggagcctcgctgccgagggatcaccgcctcggcagcaggcagccTGTTATGTGTGTTATTCGCcgtaacaccaacagcagaacagttatccaaTTAACAAAGAAGTGTTTGTGCGATTACACACACTTGCGTTGCAGTGTGTGtaatcgcacaaacacacacacacacaagtggagctcgcacggtcgtagctcattggcgggccaaattctctgagCTGGAAAAGCAGAGAAATGGGAGGGTGGCATCtccctttatgacgacatacggggaaaattccaaaacggcGTGTCTGTTAGGTGTGGagtgattagccgctacaagccgcTTTTGAAATctgtaggctggtagactggtcTATCCAGCACCCAtcttggtggacacgcccacctgtgatgtcataaggggcagattccAAAACGGCTTGGGACGGCTAATCACATCCCACcgggtggcatgtcatgggacctttaatatatCCTGTTCTTTGCATGTTAAATTTAGCATGTTGATTTTAGCTTGTTGCCGTTAGCGTGTTGACTTTAGCATCTTCAGGTACGGTGATGACAGCAggttttcctttgatgcgtttcaggaaaATCTCTGTAAAGACGGATTCATTGCGAAAACGCatctagctgtagaaacgctctAATACATATTTACTAATACCCTTCTATCTTATCCACACTGGGACCTGGTTTCAAAGAAGTGTGTTTTCGGCCACCGAAATCGCCGGATCTGTCTGCACGGTCGGCCCAAACACACAAGACTTATGGGTTTTCACCGAAAAATCAttcccgtgtggacggggccttaatgcTAAACTCACCTTCAAGCCACAGGCCGCCAGCGCTGGCGCTAGCACCAGGCTCACTTTATCGCCCACGCCGCCAGTGGAGTGTTTGTCCACCACAAGCCCCGCCCACTCCTCGGGCCACGACAGCACTTCCCCCGACAGCTTCATCGCTTTGGTCAGGGCCATCGTCTCCGTGGCAACCATGCCCTTCAAGAAGATGGCCATCAGCATCGCCCCTGGACACGGAAACACACCTTATAGCACCTTACGTTCGGTACCGCTTAACCCTTTAGCACCTTACATTAGGTACCACCTTATCTTAGGTACCACCTTACCATAGGTAACCTAAACAATACTCAACCCTTATAGCACCTTGCCTTATCAACCACTTAACCCTTATATAATACACCACCTTACCGTAGGTACCATTTAACCCTTATATAATACACCACCTTACCGTAGTTACCATCTAACCCTTATATATCTCCTTACATTAGGTACCACCTTACCTTATACCACTTATACCTTATGTAGGCTACCACTTAGCCTGAAACACCACTCATTCCCATATTCCACCTAGCGCTTGTGGAGCacttcatggtgtgtgtgtgtgtgtgcgtgagagtgtgtgtgagtgcgtccgtgcgtgtgtgtgttgacctgtTTGAGCTTCCTGTATGTTGTTCTCAACTACAGCCTGGAGGAAGAACTGGATGTCTTCATCACTGAGGGCATTGCCGTCCCTCTTCTTCTTGATCAGATCTGGAATGGACAGCATGGTGGCCTGCATACCCACATACATTAGACCTCCATCTCTAAAGTAGTGACACTTTGTTAAACCATCTCTATAGTAGTGAATCTAGTGATAGTGTTAAACCATCTCTATAGTAGTCAACATTCGGCAGACCATTTGCATCATCATTTTCTGCAACAAATTATAACTTTTATTGATGCAGCCTATTACCGTCAGCCTCTTACCATCttgctgccatctagtggtagaCCAGCGGATTAACATATTTTAATTACCCTTCGCGCGGTTTCGTTTCACAGAAAAGAAACTGACAGTATTGAATACCTTCATACTATCACTACTGTCAGGGCCGTTGCTGCCATTGAAGGACACCGAGGTCATGTCCTCTGTATATTTTTCACTATAACTAATACAGAGATGGTTCAACTTAAACCATCTCTATAGTAGTGATAGTGTTAAACCATCTCTATAGTAGTGAAAGTGTTAAACCATCTCTATAGTAGGGATAGAGTGTTGAACCATCTCAATAGTAGTGATACAGTATATGTACCAGTCTGCAagcccaaaaacacacacgcacacgcgcacacacacacacacacacacacacacacacacacacacacacacacacacacacacacacacacgcacacgcacacgcacacacacacgcacacgcacacgcacacacctacctGATTGTTGACGGGGAATGATTCTGTGGTCTCGGTCCGTATCGTAAAGCTCAAACTGTAGATGTCAGTGACAATGGGAGGGCAGAACGCAGGGAACTGACCAATGGGAGAGCAGCGGACGTGGAGGTGAGAGCTGCGAGGAGCTAGAGCCAGGAGCCACAGGATGTGATGAGGGAGGGGCAAAGTCCACTAGAGCTGCTGCCAAACCTCGGTTGTCCTTTCAGTTCCTCTTCTCTCATACTGACCCTACCCGAGAGATGAGGGAGGGGTCAAGTCCGCTAGAGCTGTTGCCCAACCTCAGTTGTCCTTTCAGTTCGTCATCTCTCATACTGCAACAACCCGAGAGGTAAGTGAGGGTTCAAGTCCACTAGAGCTGTACGATGTAAACAATATGAAGCCAAACCTCAGTTCTCCTTTTAGTTCCTCATCTCTCATACTGTAACTACCCGAGAAGGCTACACCCTGCCCTGCCATAAGGGTACCGTCGTTGGTGAAAACACCAGCCAGATTTAGCGTAGCCGAGCTGTCCCGCACCGAGCCGCCCTGACCCCGAGACGTCCATGGTCCAATAAACAATCCCCGTAGCAGCTGTACACCTATTAGCTGGCCGACTCCGTAATCAACGCTTTCCAAGCAACacagtatgtggatagaccaattggCTCTGTCAAATAATGCacccactgcagaatcacgttattttacaccactactcaccccatgcacattgttttataacgtatatattgaagatttcaggggtgcagtatgtgcaatgtatgtaatgtaaaaaaaaatagcacttcaagaaaaaacataaataatcaattaaactaaataaataacaactacTAACCCATCAACTACAAAAGTGTAGCAAGTATTGTTAAAACTTATATATATTCGTGAATGGGATTATGCATGGGTTTATATGCAAtagctaataattattcaaaatatccaatgatacaaacattttattttgagtcacgttatttcaatgcatagatattcagtatatttcaaaatccgatggcacagatttacttccataagtgatgcacaacactgcttagagggctcaaaattaacactcgccaaactgggtaaagtagtcttaagttattgagtccacccgccactttggctggacacatcttgtccttcagctgcagagagctgagagcagtcaacagtagcctatatagacactttttgaaataagccatggaagaactactccaaaaacattcacaacaatCTATGTAATTTATCCTAGattgtagaaatatgtatactaattaattgaataggctgtgttcaatgtataaagtttggttttaattaaaaggaaatgttctaaaaatgtttatcattattatgataattatgtgtatagataaacaatatacagatatagatattaatattattgttctaTGGGCCAATGGACCAAGATGACGTGCTCAAAGGTAATTAGAGTGAAATGCAAGGGTTATGGTTATGCAAGTTCACACTGTGctacaacatttatttttatgctaCTGAGTTTTTGTGCTTGCAGGCACCAGTgctaccacttaaaaaaaataagcgaacagccctggatatgcatttatagttcttaatgtatttactgtttttatgTTCTTGCTTTTAACAGGATGAGTTGGATGAGGCCTGGCCTGATGCACaggcctggaacacacacaccatcaggccaACGAAAAACCTTAACGTCCCCAGCGGTCGGCCGAACGTGATGTTTGCATTACCTGAACTCTATGGAACAATGAACATGAACTATGCAACATCTTTATGGCTGAGTCCAATCTCACTCTAGCAACAGATTCATATCAGGCAGTGAATTTGTACATGCACCTCAGAGAGGTGCAATCCCCGTACAATCCCCGTAGCATCTGTACACCTATTAGCTGGCCGACTCCGTTCTCAACGCTTTCCAAGCATCGGCGGTGACGAAAACTTTCTCCGCCTAGGACAGGATCTCACagagggaggctgctgcttctctgtacattttctccagccgcacagtcctagtttggcgacatggcactgTGTAATCCGGCTCGAGAAATGCGATCAGATCGCGGAAGACTAACATGTCACGTCTCTGGCAAAGGCGGCCGTGtttaaaatagcatgcatatgcatcggttatattctcaatttaatttacagagcaaACCCTGCAAAGTATTTAGGTTAACTATATAATGGACTAGGATAAGTGTGTGtctgataggggggggggggggcgtgccaTCACGATGGTGGCCCTCCATCGTGATGTCAGCCATCACGACGGACGATGACAATGCCCATCGGCACAACCCTAggcagtgtatttttttttttgttccgttACCGCAGGCACTACATAGGCGACATAACATGAACCACTCCATTAGGAGGCAGATATGAATAAGTGtcctgtccacacacaaacatggtccCATTTACTATAGGCAAGGCATCAGTGGCAATCGTGTAGCCAGGTGAAGCACCAGGCACGTGGGTTAATGGGGGTAGGAGGACATTTACCAACGGAATCTTTTCTGATATAACTGTTCCTGGCCCACAATGGCTGAATGTGAACACACACTCTTACCCATATCCCGCCCTTTTCCTTCATTGGTCCGCCAAATGCATGACACCCTTAGGAGCATAGCTAAATTTGATCTTAATTGGGGGACCTGCATCCATTTGGGAAGTGTAATAGGGAACCTGGGTTGCTACAGATCTAGGGGGGTGGTTACCTTCAATATACTTGTGGATGGTGAATGGCACAGCGAGGTAGGATATACCTGAGATGAAGATGGCATAAGCCAACAAACCTTAATGACTGCACCCCTTTAGCCTTAGCTAACCCATGGGCCATTTGcaaaaaagtgttatctttgtGGACTTAGCTGTCAAATGAACAATTTCCCCCTGTAAAAAGATGGCACGACAACATTACAAACAATACCAGTAACAGCATGGCTCAGATGATGTTGAGTAGGCAGTTGCAACAGAGTTCTTTTCCAGGTTATGGTCACTGCAGGTGTGATGGGGATGAAAGTTCGTAGTAGGGCGTCAGGACAACGCTGAGACACAGTTCAGTTCAAGAACAGATATGCTATCACAAGGATCCGACTCGTGTCCGTGTCTCCTGGACGTCCAGGTACGATGAAACAtgtaatttaaaagaaaaagtgaAGTACCAGTTTGGGGGAGGCACAGCCTCACAAAAAATGGTTATATATGTAATCAGTAATCATGATTCTCCATAAACTTGTGTGCATGAATGAGTGAAcctttgttaaaaaaataaaataatggcaTAAATGTTCTTAAAAAAActgagcagttgtgtcaagaAGAAACCGACATGGACATCTCTTCTCTTTCACTCTGACTcgctttttttcctctctctttttctctctctgtctacttgctttacctctctttctttttctctccctatcTAGAGTATCCTAATATTTAGAATTTATCTTCTCAAAAATCGGCGGATCACTCTGTGTTTTTACTTCCATCTCGCCCACTTTGACTACTTGCCAACCCATCTCTTTTGTGCAAAAAAATAGCCACCGTTCACGGAGCTTTTAACcccttaaaataaaaaatctccCACGGAGCACGGTATGCCAACACAAGGTGATGGCCCACTATTTTTTCTCAGGTTGTCCAACGTAACCCGTAACTTTGATTTTTACGCCGGGaatcaaaacaacaaaacacaaaaaaaacctctAGCGATTCATGTAACCTCACCAGTAGGTTCTGTTACGGATAGCGGAAATGTTAGTTTGGACCCCGGATGCAGAGACAGAAGCAGTTCGGACAATCCAAAGTTTATCGTCAAAAGGCAACTCAAAAGATATCCAGCGGGCAAGGCGAAGACAGGAGCGGGTAGGCGTAGCTGGCAGAGGCACCGGAGAATGCTGCGGTCCGGTGGTTATCCGCTTGCGAGGAATTGGCTACCGGCGAAAAGATCACACAACTTTAGGAATAACAAAGATCAGGTCAGAGTATCGGAGGTCGATTTACACTCGTCAGCCAAAGTACCGAATGAGACGGAATAATCTGGCACCGACGAGCAGTCCCCGCCAGTCTaaagaaagagtgtgtgatgaGTTGATGAGGTCCAGGTGTGCCCCGGTGCGGTGCCCAGCTCCGCTCGCCACGCCCCGCACCTGTCTAAGACCCAATGCCTGTGGAGCAAAACATATAACAACCGTGCCAGAGGTCAATAGAAAAACGGTTTCACATCTTGTCTGGTAAAtcgtaaaacaaaacccctggaCAAATCAAACGTCTAAATTCTAACGAGGACACGTATCAACATTGACAAACTAGCAGAGATGAACAAATCACTTGAGTGACCCTGCTGGCAATTTCGGGACTTGGCCCGACCAAAA from Gadus macrocephalus chromosome 4, ASM3116895v1 includes these protein-coding regions:
- the LOC132455023 gene encoding thymidine phosphorylase-like isoform X2, with amino-acid sequence MLSIPDLIKKKRDGNALSDEDIQFFLQAVVENNIQEAQTGAMLMAIFLKGMVATETMALTKAMKLSGEVLSWPEEWAGLVVDKHSTGGVGDKVSLVLAPALAACGLKVPMISGRGLCHTGGTLDKLESIPGFNVGQPLQKLRSILAEVGCVIVGQTVSLVPADRILYALRDATSTVESLPLITGSIISKKAAESLNSLVLDVKFGGSAICKDLASAKALGESMVTAGNNLGMKTRAVFTHMSNPIGRCIGNSVEVIESLETLKGKGPSDLMELVSTLGGVLLVMTGKVSSLSEGGRLITESVTGGAALAKFQAMMVAQGVSNENAQSLCSAQADYHSILRRADHQTELRTHTQGVVMEIDGLVLAEVLHQLGAGRTNAGEPINHSVGAELLVSLGESVNKGRPWLRIHFESPALTPDQTSRLEGALTLGGSGDKPLRGSLIEEMIPPM
- the LOC132455023 gene encoding thymidine phosphorylase-like isoform X1, with the protein product MYVGMQATMLSIPDLIKKKRDGNALSDEDIQFFLQAVVENNIQEAQTGAMLMAIFLKGMVATETMALTKAMKLSGEVLSWPEEWAGLVVDKHSTGGVGDKVSLVLAPALAACGLKVPMISGRGLCHTGGTLDKLESIPGFNVGQPLQKLRSILAEVGCVIVGQTVSLVPADRILYALRDATSTVESLPLITGSIISKKAAESLNSLVLDVKFGGSAICKDLASAKALGESMVTAGNNLGMKTRAVFTHMSNPIGRCIGNSVEVIESLETLKGKGPSDLMELVSTLGGVLLVMTGKVSSLSEGGRLITESVTGGAALAKFQAMMVAQGVSNENAQSLCSAQADYHSILRRADHQTELRTHTQGVVMEIDGLVLAEVLHQLGAGRTNAGEPINHSVGAELLVSLGESVNKGRPWLRIHFESPALTPDQTSRLEGALTLGGSGDKPLRGSLIEEMIPPM